acaattggatttggaactagttcagatggatgtaaaaactgcgtttttacatggaaacttggaggaggaaatctacatgactcagccagaaggattcaaagttgctggaaaagaaaatatggtgtgcaaacttgaaaaatcgttgtacggattgaaacaatcttctagacaatggtacaagcgatttgacgagtttatgttgcggcaagggtacaagagaagcaaatacgatcattgtgtgtatttgcacaagcttaaagatggttcctttgtatatcttctcctatatgttgatgatatgttgatagcttccaagaatttggaagaaattgataagttgaagattcaactgaagaaggagttcgagatgaaggatttgggtgaggcaaagaaaattcttggcatggagataattagagatagacgttcaaagaaactctgtttatctcaaaaggaatatttgaagagagtacttcaacgttttggcatagatgacaagactaagccagttagtactccacttgcttcccattttaagctaagtactactatgtcgccaatggatgaagttgaacgaaagtatatgtcaaaggtaccatacgcaaatgctgttggtagcttgatgtatgcaatggtttgcacaaggcctgacatttcacaagctgttggagttattagcagatatatgcacaatccagggaaggagcattggcaagctgtgaagtggattctacggtatattcataatactgtagatgtcgggttagtttttgagcaggaagacaatcagtctgtagttggatattgtgactcagattttgcgggtgatctggacaaacgaagatcaactactggttatgtgtttacttttgcaaaggcaccagttagttggaagtctactttgcagtcaacagttgctttgtctacaacagaggcagagtacatggctattacagaggctgtgaaagaggcaatttggcttcaaggattgctaaaggagcttggtgttgaacaaaaaggtatcacaattttttgtgatagtcaaagtgctattcaattagcgaagaaccaagtttatcatgcaaggacgaagcacattgatgttcggtatcatttcgtacgagaaatcatagaagaaggtggagtcacagtgaagaaaattcatactacggagaatcctgctgatatgctgacaaaggtggtgactgcggtcaagtttcaacattgtttggatttgatcaacattgttgaaaactgaagattgaagatgaagacacaatcaaaatttgttattgagagaaaattgaagatgtggaattttgccaaggtggagatttgttgaatttgacaaaatgtttgtcccacatcggtgggaaaacaaaagttgggggattttccccctataaaagaaggcttaatgtttaggatttaaacacacctctcatttgccttctcatctgtttaaggcatttgtatcttctctctttagtattatttcacttgtatttttggagtggaataaaatattggttgtgtccgaggagtaggcaaaattagccgaacctcgtaaattctggtgttccctttattgttgctttgttgtcttatttattatttggtggctgtcataaattttggtatagtagttgtgacttattcacactctatacatttggcttccgcaacaattggtatcagagccaaggtactgtctaagtatgctctgtggttgcagcatagtctgatcttccacatcagaaaagatttatcttggtaactgagtcaaggttctgtctgagtatgctctgtggttgcagcttagtctgatcttccacatttTTACAGTTTAAAAGATGTAACTAAAAGAACTTTTAAGAAAAGGAAATTTGTGCTTTTATTTCCTCAATCAACGATAAATTCTGATTTTGTAATGTGCATATAACTTCTAGTAATTGAAATGTGACTTTTGATCCCTTCCCTTGTAACTCTTCACAAATTTAACAAATTATTAACCATTTACTATTTAATTACCCATATTATGTTAAATTTCTAATATTATTCCATATATAAGGTAATAAATGTAAAAAAAAAGTCTAAATGTAACATATTTTCTATAATAAAGGACCAAAAAAACATATTTTTATTAATCAAAGGTTATAATCATATCATAAGGACTAAAATTAAAATTTACCGATTAAAGGGATCAAAAGCGCTACTATCCCAAGAAGAAAGGGGGGCggggggcgggggggggggggggaatatggGGTGATGTGGCATACTGTTCCAAAAAGAAGCTGTTTACAAAAGGCAATATAGCAACTTCCAACGAAAAAGGACAAAATACAAAATTATAAACTATCACCTGAAACTAATTATATTTGCTTGTCGAAAAgtgtataaaatataaatatatttttaatataatacgtatatataaaaatatatttgtATCTGTTATTATTTTTTAGAGTGGCTAAAACTTATACATTTCGCAACGAAAAAAGAAGAATTAATCTAAATAGTCGTCAACCCAACTGTTTGAATTAAAAATAGCCGGAAGATGTAATATAAGTATAATTCAAGTACAATATATGTATAActatgtataatctatgtatgCCGGCTATGAAATGTAAACAATAAATATATCGGGTTATTTTTGTAAAGATTCCACGAAACAAGGACCGTTATGAAGCTCTTTTTGGAAAATGTTACCAGTCCCGACTCTCCCATTCTAGTAGCCCTGTAGGCTAAGCCCATAGCCTATCGAGTCGGTTTAGCCCATCAATCCTGTTTCTTGATTACAAACTCATCAAATCAATCACCTATGTCAATTCAAGCATGTAATCTGTGTGCGATAAAGCAAGCAACTCGTCTCGTCTCGTCTTCCCCCATTTATTATCAGTAATGAAGTAAAAAATAAATCTGAGTGTTTCTATCGGCAACCCTTACCGACTTAAAGAAAGAAACTCCTGTTTTTCTTccaagtcttttttttttttgggtgtgtCTAATAAGTGGTTTCAGAAGAAAATGGGAAATTGGAACAGAAGATGGATACCAAGAAAAAAGTACAAGTACGAAGATTTTCCCCCTTCTCCTCCATCCCGTTACAACCAATCTCATTCTCCTGGTACTTTTCTCTCTtttaatttttccttttttttaatataCTCATCTTTTGTTTTGGTTACTGTGTCATGCTATTTTTCTGATTAGGCATTTTTTGTGTAATTATTAATGATTGTGATCCTTTTATTGATCCATTTTGGTGGAAATTTctgcttttgttttgtttatttttttctatttttggtgttttgattATAAATTTGAATTTTAGTGAGATGGTCCCTTGTATATTTTGAGAGGATCCATAAAAGTACCCTCTTTACTGTTTATATGATGATAAATGTCGTGTTTCTTTGATATATTCTTTGCTTACTTATTTGGGTTTTTCTTAATCCCTGATTGTTTTGTATGAAATTTTGAGCGAGTTTAAGACTTTAAGTTTAAAATTACGAAAATAATGACCCCTGATATTTGTAGGCAGAGTCCACTTTGACCTGCTACAATTGGTTTATAGCATGGGAATTTCACTTCAGATAGTAATGTTATAAATGTAGTAAGCTTTTTGTCCCtttttgaaagaaattttgaTAAAATTGTACATTAATCTGTATCCTATAGGATTAAACTTGTCTTTCTCGAGTCTCTCCAGTTGCAACTAAGAATTTAGAATGACTCGCCCTGCTTAATTGGGACCCCATCCCATGTCAAATGATTAAACTGTTCTATCAGCCTTTTTCTTTGTGAATGAGCTTAGCCTTTCCAGAACGCTCGCTTGTCATCTTATCTTTTGAGATAGTTATTGCTGCAAGGTCTGTCATGCGCCCTTTCCGAACTGTGATTATGCTGGGAAGGTAAATATCTGAATCAGAAGCATTTGAGGTGCACTTCTAGGTGAGCGATATAATATGAAGGAGAATTTCCCAAAGGGACCTAGCTGAATCTGTAAATAGGGAGCCAATGTGTACCTTCTCTGTAAGTAAATTGTTTCATGTTTAGATTTGTCACTGATTTGAGTTGGAACATAACAAGCATTGAACAGCTGTCCCATAATTTAATGTCTTGTACGAGTAGTATTCTTTCCCCAGAGCTTTAGTTCGGGGGAATAGGTAGTACGGCTAGAGATCATGGTAGGCTCAAGTCATGAGTTCGAATCCTATTGGTGAACCAAGTCTGGTGTTTTAAGTGGAGATGGTAGAAGGTCGGTCCCATTATCTACTGATTTTTGAAGCAGGAAATAGCGAATTTCTCCGTTACAAAAAAACAATTTTAATCTGTTGTACTAGGAAACTTCCTTTATCGGAAGAATCTCAGAGTGTTGAAGCCAGCTGCCATGTTGGCTTAGCCCCACTCTCTCCCTAAAATTTTTTGTACCTAGATGTATAAAAGATCGTGGTGGACACGATTGGAATTCACTATTGTGGATGTTTTGTCATTTTAATCAGAGATGTCTCTTCATATATTTCCCTcagtttctttattttttaaaaatactaGTTAGTTTTTCTTTGCATAAAAAATTGTCATCTTATGTCCTGTCATCTGCACACCTGCTTGAAGGCTATCAAGTCTTGTATTACCTACAAAATCTGATAACTTCTTCATTTTCACTTTTTAAAGCTATCCAGGAAAATAGTGCTCCATCATGGGAAATAGATTTCTGCAGAGCAGCCGGGATACCTTGGCGCAAGGTTGTGAGTGCAAAAAAATACATTTACTGTTATGATAATGTGGTCAAGTGGGATGACTCTGCAGGTCAAGAAGCATTCAATGATGCAAAAAGGAGATATTGGGCTGTTATAAGTGGTCTTCCTCCTCAGAGTCCTCCTCCCGATCCAGATATGTACATTGATAAAGTTGATTGGGACTCAACTATTGATCCGGAGCTAATACTAGATTTGGATAGAGAATATTTTAATCCTAATGAGGTTGATAACACTGTCAAGTCTGAGAACAACTTAGTTTCTGGATGCACCCTGGTATGGGAGGATAAAGCTGCTGATGATGGTGAAAATCCTTGGGAAAGTGGTAATGTGCAGGGCTCTAAAACTTTTGAGAATGTGGAGCAGACTTGGAATGAATGGGATAACCCTTCAAATATCAAAGATGATGATCCGTGGGAAAGGAGTTGCCCCAAGGCCCAGGAGACGTTGAAGAACTCTACTGCCTGGGGAGGCCGAGGAAATGAGGAGCAGACTTGGAATGAACGGGATAACCCTGTAGACATCAAAGATG
This genomic stretch from Nicotiana sylvestris chromosome 9, ASM39365v2, whole genome shotgun sequence harbors:
- the LOC104236597 gene encoding uncharacterized protein, whose translation is MGNWNRRWIPRKKYKYEDFPPSPPSRYNQSHSPAIQENSAPSWEIDFCRAAGIPWRKVVSAKKYIYCYDNVVKWDDSAGQEAFNDAKRRYWAVISGLPPQSPPPDPDMYIDKVDWDSTIDPELILDLDREYFNPNEVDNTVKSENNLVSGCTLVWEDKAADDGENPWESGNVQGSKTFENVEQTWNEWDNPSNIKDDDPWERSCPKAQETLKNSTAWGGRGNEEQTWNERDNPVDIKDDDPWERSFPKNQGTLKDTAWGGCGNESWGWTTGLNYENGSAYVDNTFSNLWHQGGESFAGAKGNEWVDNRTGSWGRNHWNTRGHEQWNSDYGSRWNRNLTRGGGTTSKDRRWGEPEFTSWDWQRLPRQSNERNMDFGRPSRGDKTFYTGSRKREGPSQHMSRYKSSRFQGDEQRTTYNWREEKTQKRVTFSFNE